GGCTGTCTGCGATGTGCTGACGATCTCGATGTTGTTGCCGGCCTTGGGCTCGCAGCCCGCCCTGCCCGCCTGTTCCACCAGCCACTTCTGCGGCTGCCGCAGCAGctcggccgcgccgccgcccgcgcccctGCCCTCCGCCTTACCCGCCGCCTCCGAGGGCTTGCAGGGGCCGAAGGGGGCGGCTGGCCCGGGGAGCTTGTCCGGTGCGAGGTGGGCACCGACCTCGGCGGTggtggcagggccagggccGGCCGCCTCCCCGTGCGGCCCCCCCGGCTTGCGACAGGAGGCGAGGGACAAGTCCAGCGCCCCGTCctcgggcggcggcggcggcacggCCTCGCTGGCCCGAAGCGCGGGCGCCCCTTTCATGGAGAGGTCCAACGCCTCGTTCTCACCGCCCATCTTGATGACAGTGTGGCGGCTCAGCTGGGGAAACTCCCGTGGGTGGAGAAGTTCGAAGGGCTTCgtctcctccttctccaggggCGTCTGGGTGCCCTTGCAGGCGTGGGGGGTGAAGAGTGGCGGCTTGGGTGGGTCAGGGGCCGCCTTGGCCTCGGCGCcgtggggcacagggatggggacagggatggggatagGGATGGGGACGGGCAGGGGCACGATGACGGGGTAGGGCACCAGCAGCGTAGCAGGGGGCACCAGCGGGGACAGGGGCGAGCTGAAGGCCTGCGGTGGGAGGGTGGCGTAGTCGGGGGGCGGCTGACAGGGGGCTGAGCCCAGGGCGCCCTGTGAGGGAAACAGGTCCTGAAGGACGGCGGCGAATCCCGGTGTCTGAAAGACCGGGGGCAGGACGGGCTCCTGCGCCTGGCCGGAGGGCTTGGGgtccaggagctggggctgcccaacGGGGGTGGCGGTGCCGGAGAAGAGGCCGGCGTGCAGGGGGCTGGCGGGGCAGGCAGCTCCCGGGGGCAGCACCAGGGGCGAGTTCAGGTGCTGGAAGACATGCTGCTCTAGGAGGACGGGCAGCGGGACGGGGCCCTGGGTTGTCATCACGTACGGGGTGGCAGCATTGGTGGCTGGCatctgtggggctgtgctgccggCGACCTGCAGGTGGATGGGCAGGACCACGGGGCTGTCCCCCAGGCAGATGGGCTGCAGCACGGTGGCCGCCACCTTCAGGGCCACCCCGCTCTGCGATTCGGCCGGTGGCGTCAGGATGGAGGGTGCAGGGACTGTCACCAGCGGGGAAAGGGCTTTCTTCATCAGATCGGCCGAGTTGATGTTCCAAGCTTCTGCTGTGATCAGCTGAGCCACCCCATTTTCCAGCTTGTTGTTGGCCATCGCCGAGGGTGAGTTGGTGACATCCATAGGCAGGTTGGGGGCATCCTT
This sequence is a window from Vidua chalybeata isolate OUT-0048 chromosome 2, bVidCha1 merged haplotype, whole genome shotgun sequence. Protein-coding genes within it:
- the RAI2 gene encoding retinoic acid-induced protein 2, yielding MEELYKDAPNLPMDVTNSPSAMANNKLENGVAQLITAEAWNINSADLMKKALSPLVTVPAPSILTPPAESQSGVALKVAATVLQPICLGDSPVVLPIHLQVAGSTAPQMPATNAATPYVMTTQGPVPLPVLLEQHVFQHLNSPLVLPPGAACPASPLHAGLFSGTATPVGQPQLLDPKPSGQAQEPVLPPVFQTPGFAAVLQDLFPSQGALGSAPCQPPPDYATLPPQAFSSPLSPLVPPATLLVPYPVIVPLPVPIPIPIPVPIPVPHGAEAKAAPDPPKPPLFTPHACKGTQTPLEKEETKPFELLHPREFPQLSRHTVIKMGGENEALDLSMKGAPALRASEAVPPPPPEDGALDLSLASCRKPGGPHGEAAGPGPATTAEVGAHLAPDKLPGPAAPFGPCKPSEAAGKAEGRGAGGGAAELLRQPQKWLVEQAGRAGCEPKAGNNIEIVSTSQTAKVIVSVKDAVPTIFCGKIKGLSGVSTKNFSFKRDLPQDSVLQCYDVKSPPEPRDTAEALRKPVKNRSVKLKKMNSPEIHILPIKKQRLAAFFPRK